A portion of the Lysinibacillus timonensis genome contains these proteins:
- a CDS encoding DUF2804 domain-containing protein, with protein sequence MAQHAEREIVELTRLCDKKGNLNPEAIGYARKPLIECNLSGHFMRKKKWNSWCIYGEEILFSITISHLDYAAVCNIYFFEYETQRFIEKNITVPLGGNLKMPTKVLEPIQFSNSELNISITNIQSTTYLSVASNNFENETLQAELIIQHPFEDESLNVVIPRNRRQYQFTAKHHTLPTSGFVKIGDRKYKFNSEDCFAVLDFGRGIWPREVVWNRAMASQRLRNQRVGLNFGGRWTDGTGMTENAVFVDGVMTKIHEDVLFTYDQTNFMKPWYITTKFSDHVMLTFHPFFERIAKNELKVAQSVIHQLVGYYSGQVKLEDGSTLLIQQMLGCIEEHVAKW encoded by the coding sequence TTGGCGCAGCACGCTGAACGAGAAATTGTTGAGCTCACCCGTTTATGCGATAAGAAAGGAAATTTAAATCCAGAAGCAATCGGCTATGCTCGAAAACCACTAATTGAATGTAACTTATCTGGACACTTTATGCGTAAGAAGAAATGGAACTCTTGGTGCATTTACGGCGAAGAAATATTATTTTCTATAACAATCAGCCATTTAGATTATGCTGCGGTTTGTAATATCTATTTCTTTGAGTATGAGACACAACGCTTTATCGAAAAAAACATCACTGTTCCACTTGGTGGAAATTTGAAGATGCCAACTAAAGTGTTAGAACCTATACAGTTTTCTAATTCAGAATTGAACATCAGTATTACAAATATACAATCTACAACATATCTATCTGTTGCTTCAAATAATTTTGAAAATGAAACTCTCCAGGCAGAGTTAATAATTCAACATCCATTTGAAGATGAATCATTAAATGTGGTTATTCCTAGAAACCGACGACAATATCAATTTACGGCAAAGCATCATACATTACCTACTTCAGGCTTTGTGAAAATAGGTGACCGTAAATATAAATTCAATTCCGAAGATTGTTTTGCAGTCCTTGATTTTGGACGTGGTATTTGGCCCCGTGAAGTGGTATGGAATCGAGCAATGGCGTCTCAACGGTTACGTAACCAACGTGTTGGGTTAAATTTCGGCGGACGATGGACAGATGGTACCGGCATGACAGAAAATGCCGTCTTCGTGGATGGCGTAATGACAAAAATACATGAAGATGTGTTATTCACTTATGATCAGACGAACTTTATGAAGCCTTGGTATATTACAACGAAATTTTCGGATCACGTAATGCTCACTTTCCACCCATTTTTCGAACGAATAGCTAAAAATGAATTGAAAGTTGCGCAATCTGTAATCCATCAATTAGTTGGGTATTATAGTGGGCAAGTTAAGCTCGAAGATGGCAGTACACTCTTAATTCAACAAATGCTCGGATGTATTGAAGAACATGTTGCAAAGTGGTAA
- a CDS encoding amidase domain-containing protein, translated as MTKIGAHSCITYNGGGTNIPTYYNRNAAVQYARTWWNGRNPQYPAFTDDCTNFISQCLRAGGAPMTGIPNRGKGWWITDGWQTGRPGQFARETWSYSWSVSNAFKLYLDQSKSGLSAKRVYSPSELTIGDVICYDFEGDGRINHTTIVTSMVNGVPYIHAHTVNSADRHYDYRNSLAYTPNTRYYYYHIDDVFQ; from the coding sequence ATGACGAAGATTGGAGCTCATTCATGCATAACATATAATGGAGGAGGGACTAATATTCCAACGTATTATAACCGGAATGCGGCAGTACAGTATGCAAGAACGTGGTGGAATGGGCGAAATCCGCAGTATCCAGCCTTTACAGATGATTGTACAAATTTCATTTCGCAATGTTTACGAGCGGGTGGGGCACCGATGACTGGTATTCCTAACCGTGGTAAAGGGTGGTGGATTACAGATGGTTGGCAAACAGGTAGACCTGGGCAATTTGCAAGGGAAACGTGGAGTTATAGTTGGTCTGTCTCAAATGCATTTAAACTATACCTTGATCAGTCTAAATCTGGGCTTTCAGCAAAGAGGGTGTATTCTCCATCTGAATTAACAATAGGAGATGTTATCTGTTATGACTTTGAAGGGGATGGAAGAATTAATCATACTACAATTGTGACAAGTATGGTAAATGGTGTTCCATATATACATGCACATACAGTTAACAGTGCAGATCGCCACTATGATTACAGAAACTCTCTAGCTTATACACCGAATACAAGGTACTATTACTATCATATTGATGATGTATTTCAATAA
- a CDS encoding nitroreductase: MNEQSLSVREAIIGRRSIKKFNGQPVDREDLLQIIDDAVWAPNHQHREPWRLVIACGKELLELHTLLRDTTIPKWKELTPEELEKQMQKFTTPGAFVFVIVPEDVRQKIRLEDYAAASTMIQNLQLLAWDYGIGSCWKTPEYLDAPAFRKAIGANSGERIISMLQLGYFDELPKAKERKRSDQIVTIFGQKSEDEAIEE; this comes from the coding sequence ATGAACGAACAATCATTATCTGTTAGAGAAGCAATAATTGGGAGACGTTCAATCAAAAAGTTTAATGGTCAACCTGTTGATCGTGAAGATTTACTGCAAATTATTGATGATGCTGTTTGGGCACCGAATCATCAACATAGAGAACCTTGGCGATTAGTAATTGCTTGTGGTAAAGAGCTTTTGGAATTACATACTTTACTACGAGATACAACAATTCCGAAATGGAAAGAATTGACGCCTGAGGAGCTTGAGAAACAGATGCAAAAATTCACAACTCCTGGAGCATTTGTCTTTGTTATCGTACCAGAGGATGTTAGACAAAAAATCCGTTTAGAAGACTACGCAGCAGCTAGCACTATGATTCAAAATCTCCAACTTCTTGCATGGGATTATGGTATCGGTTCTTGCTGGAAGACACCGGAATATTTAGATGCACCAGCTTTCCGTAAAGCGATCGGTGCGAATTCAGGAGAGAGAATCATATCTATGCTCCAATTAGGATATTTTGATGAACTTCCAAAAGCGAAAGAACGTAAAAGGTCAGACCAAATAGTTACTATCTTCGGTCAAAAAAGTGAAGATGAAGCAATAGAAGAGTAA
- a CDS encoding sensor histidine kinase: MVKIYSHSIIPLIEVLALFLALFYTLHYKPNIWCIFVILLFILLPSMTLLFLGYKWVFIIFLMTSSLTAFYYFTNSSRAILDLCFLVLGGMIAEHTSHVVLNLVIFFEKSIPVYIYTSFYLLIFFIFAYLYKSFISKIDAIRPLPLVARMFITFLACITIVVVYLNTFIPISFEEIILYRINLGLQVTYLTFMVTLIIFLTKSVMRHNEFKRITREQEQQLQYMRSLEKVNKEMRKFQHDYANILLTIRGYLDTEDLDGLKEYFQFHILKAEKQTFLKNESFNNLDNLKLVELKGLLATKFMQADQLGITFKIEIPESIDRIDMDIIDLTRIIGIMTDNAIEASMKLEQSQVNIAFMNTNSNSIMIVIENMTENSSINIDELFKESYSTKGEGRGIGLSTVKEILKYYPNVHLDTHIENGWFIQEVIIPNKQLVLNV; the protein is encoded by the coding sequence GTGGTTAAAATTTATAGTCATAGTATCATACCTTTAATAGAGGTTTTAGCACTATTCTTAGCACTTTTTTATACATTACATTATAAACCGAATATTTGGTGTATATTTGTCATTCTACTCTTTATTTTACTACCTTCTATGACATTACTATTTTTAGGGTACAAGTGGGTATTTATTATCTTTCTAATGACTTCCTCACTTACAGCATTTTATTATTTTACGAACTCGTCTCGGGCGATTCTCGATTTATGTTTTTTAGTATTAGGTGGAATGATTGCAGAGCACACTTCACACGTAGTGCTAAATTTAGTCATCTTTTTCGAAAAATCTATTCCTGTTTACATCTATACATCGTTTTACTTACTGATTTTTTTCATCTTTGCTTATCTTTATAAATCTTTTATATCGAAAATAGACGCTATTCGGCCCTTGCCTTTGGTAGCCCGTATGTTTATTACCTTTTTAGCTTGTATTACAATTGTCGTTGTTTATCTAAACACTTTTATTCCAATATCCTTTGAGGAAATTATATTATATCGTATCAATTTAGGATTGCAAGTTACGTATTTAACTTTCATGGTTACTTTGATTATCTTTTTAACGAAAAGTGTGATGAGGCATAACGAGTTTAAGAGAATTACAAGGGAACAAGAACAACAATTACAGTATATGAGGTCATTAGAAAAGGTAAACAAAGAGATGCGCAAATTTCAGCATGACTATGCAAACATTTTGCTAACAATTAGGGGTTACTTGGACACAGAGGACTTAGATGGCTTAAAGGAATATTTCCAGTTTCATATTCTAAAAGCTGAAAAGCAAACATTTCTAAAAAATGAATCCTTTAATAACTTAGATAATCTAAAATTAGTTGAACTCAAAGGGTTACTTGCCACGAAGTTTATGCAAGCAGATCAGTTAGGTATAACATTTAAAATTGAAATACCTGAATCTATTGATAGAATTGATATGGACATAATAGACTTAACACGAATCATCGGGATTATGACCGATAATGCCATAGAAGCAAGTATGAAGCTCGAGCAATCGCAAGTAAACATTGCCTTTATGAATACAAATTCTAATTCTATTATGATTGTAATTGAGAACATGACCGAAAACTCATCTATTAATATTGATGAACTCTTTAAAGAAAGCTACTCCACTAAAGGTGAAGGGCGAGGCATTGGACTATCAACTGTAAAAGAAATATTAAAATACTACCCGAATGTCCATCTAGATACCCATATTGAAAATGGTTGGTTTATTCAAGAAGTCATCATTCCGAACAAACAATTAGTTCTAAACGTATAA
- the rlmD gene encoding 23S rRNA (uracil(1939)-C(5))-methyltransferase RlmD — translation MHYIKGEILETEILRLDAKGSGQAVVHRENDDAKPKQKRLRLTIPQTLPGEKVTATLKYGQKGRVVASVNEILQSHPERIGAECPHFDLCGGCVWQHFDYQGQLNHKTDHVKEVIEAQGFDPNLVKDTIGMENPWHYRNKMEFTFSKEGDLGLHEAGNFRNVISLETCLIAREEMVEAALEVGKWAKDHKLPGYNKDEHEGLLRHLMVRQSFATEEMMLALFVTEAPEGELENAVQDLVARITEKFPKVQSLLWLENRDWADRTQSENTHVLAGRDFIYDEMLGYRYRLWFDTFFQTNPTQAQKLVELALEMGRPKDTEKMIDLFCGVGTFSLPFASRVGKLAGIEIVETSIESAKRNAKDNGIENTHFLARDARHGLVEVLETFGIPELLVVDPPRSGAGGKVMRRIGRTKPSRIVYVSCNPDTFATDIKELEPFGYELVTVQPVDLFPHTVHVECVSLLVRKEEEN, via the coding sequence TTGCACTATATAAAAGGAGAAATTTTAGAAACAGAAATACTTCGACTAGATGCAAAAGGTTCGGGACAAGCGGTTGTGCATCGAGAGAATGACGACGCAAAACCTAAACAAAAACGATTAAGATTAACAATTCCGCAAACCTTACCTGGTGAAAAAGTAACAGCTACTTTAAAATATGGGCAAAAAGGGAGAGTCGTAGCATCTGTAAATGAAATCCTACAATCCCACCCAGAACGTATCGGAGCAGAATGCCCTCATTTCGATCTTTGTGGAGGCTGTGTATGGCAGCATTTTGACTATCAAGGTCAATTAAACCATAAAACAGACCATGTTAAAGAAGTAATTGAAGCACAAGGTTTTGACCCTAACCTCGTGAAAGATACAATTGGTATGGAAAATCCATGGCATTATCGTAATAAAATGGAGTTTACATTCTCTAAAGAAGGCGACCTAGGTTTACATGAAGCAGGCAACTTCAGAAATGTCATCTCTCTTGAAACTTGTTTAATTGCAAGAGAAGAAATGGTTGAAGCTGCATTAGAAGTTGGGAAATGGGCGAAAGATCATAAGCTACCAGGCTATAATAAAGATGAGCACGAAGGATTACTTCGTCACTTAATGGTACGTCAATCATTTGCAACGGAAGAAATGATGCTTGCTTTATTCGTTACTGAAGCACCTGAAGGCGAATTGGAAAATGCAGTACAAGATTTAGTTGCTCGAATTACAGAGAAATTCCCTAAAGTACAGAGCTTATTATGGCTTGAAAATAGAGATTGGGCGGATAGAACTCAATCAGAAAATACACATGTATTAGCTGGTCGTGACTTTATCTACGATGAAATGTTAGGTTACCGTTATCGTCTATGGTTTGACACATTCTTCCAAACAAACCCAACTCAAGCTCAAAAACTAGTAGAATTAGCATTAGAAATGGGCAGGCCAAAAGACACTGAAAAAATGATTGATTTATTCTGTGGAGTAGGTACGTTCTCCCTTCCATTTGCAAGTCGCGTTGGAAAACTTGCTGGAATTGAAATCGTGGAGACATCCATTGAGTCCGCTAAACGTAATGCAAAAGATAACGGTATAGAAAATACGCATTTCCTAGCAAGAGATGCAAGACATGGATTAGTTGAAGTACTAGAAACTTTCGGCATTCCTGAGCTATTAGTGGTTGATCCACCGCGTTCAGGTGCTGGTGGTAAAGTCATGCGTAGAATTGGCCGTACAAAACCATCACGTATTGTCTATGTTTCTTGTAATCCAGATACATTTGCAACAGATATTAAAGAATTAGAGCCATTTGGGTACGAACTTGTAACAGTTCAACCAGTGGACCTATTCCCTCACACTGTACACGTTGAATGTGTATCATTATTAGTTAGAAAAGAAGAAGAAAATTAA
- a CDS encoding RNA polymerase sigma-70 factor → MQISNEEYRQLKPLLFSISYRMLGTVAEAEDIVQETLLKAYQVDEEKIENKQAYLCKMVTNRSLDHLRSARFKREQYVGPWNPEPLLLETMDPDPSELLLQKEGLSIAYLRMMEHLTPNERAVLLLRQVFDIPYKEIANIVDKNEENCRKIFSRAKVKISRVESESLHYGKNKLIVNRFIDAFQWQKIDTLLELLSENVTLYSDGGGVVRAAVRPIVSLQNVSAFLFGVLKKAPKDFAVEVKNVNGQPAIIIYLNGQLSNIISFFIVNEKIEEIYLTMNPNKLPSLNRVMDI, encoded by the coding sequence TTGCAAATTAGTAACGAGGAATACCGTCAATTAAAACCATTATTATTCTCCATTAGCTACCGCATGCTAGGAACCGTAGCAGAAGCAGAAGACATTGTGCAAGAAACGTTATTAAAAGCTTATCAGGTAGATGAAGAAAAAATAGAGAATAAACAGGCATATTTGTGCAAAATGGTTACGAATCGCAGTTTAGATCATTTAAGATCTGCACGTTTTAAAAGAGAACAATATGTTGGGCCGTGGAATCCAGAACCGCTACTGCTTGAAACAATGGATCCAGATCCTTCTGAATTACTGCTTCAAAAAGAAGGACTTAGCATTGCTTATTTACGCATGATGGAACATCTTACACCCAATGAGCGCGCTGTTCTATTGTTGCGCCAAGTATTTGATATTCCCTATAAAGAGATTGCTAATATAGTAGACAAAAACGAGGAAAACTGCCGGAAAATTTTCAGTCGTGCTAAAGTTAAAATCTCTCGTGTGGAAAGTGAAAGTCTTCATTATGGAAAAAACAAACTAATCGTTAACCGTTTTATTGACGCCTTCCAGTGGCAAAAAATAGACACCCTACTGGAGCTTTTATCAGAGAATGTAACATTATATTCTGACGGTGGCGGGGTCGTTCGTGCAGCCGTCCGACCAATCGTTTCATTACAAAACGTTTCTGCATTTCTATTTGGTGTGTTAAAGAAAGCACCTAAAGACTTCGCTGTTGAGGTAAAAAATGTGAACGGTCAACCAGCCATTATTATTTATCTAAACGGTCAGCTTAGTAATATTATTAGCTTCTTTATTGTGAATGAAAAAATTGAAGAAATCTATTTAACCATGAATCCAAATAAACTACCATCTTTAAACAGAGTAATGGACATTTGA
- a CDS encoding NAD(P)/FAD-dependent oxidoreductase, giving the protein MVKEWDVVIIGGGLAGLVAANFLSQTHLSVLVLEKGKTVGGRAKTHLIDNQLFNIGPHALYKKGKAKPVLEQLGIELFGKSPKLDGLLIEKEYKYTAPFNPIGVFTTRYFNWKERIQWLKVLITILKVRTDSLSEQTFLQWAEHVSPSKAIQSTILLLGRLATYCHAPDQVSAKIVVSQLKSVMNGVVYLDGGWQTIIDQLHNKAVIQGTEVRTQQTVKQIEPLTTGQNTAFQITLANEERIYTKNILSTADPQSLLNMLGEYAPTTMKSFFQEITPVKGATLDVALTQLPDPMKLFALDLNNPLYYSVHSTYARLSNNPKNVILHVFKYLQPGEQVDSKAMKLELELFLETIQPGWKNYKITSRFIPHITVNERLPKPYDELKLQSSKSGIPGLYLAGDWASPDSILLEGAVNSAHQAAMKIIKKERDELLAN; this is encoded by the coding sequence ATGGTAAAAGAATGGGATGTTGTTATTATCGGAGGAGGATTAGCAGGTTTGGTAGCAGCAAATTTTCTATCACAAACGCATCTATCTGTGTTAGTTTTAGAAAAAGGGAAAACCGTTGGGGGTAGAGCAAAGACTCACCTCATTGACAACCAACTCTTTAATATTGGACCACATGCACTTTACAAAAAAGGAAAAGCAAAACCTGTTCTCGAACAATTAGGTATTGAGCTTTTTGGAAAGTCTCCTAAACTAGATGGCTTATTAATTGAAAAAGAATATAAATACACCGCTCCCTTTAATCCAATAGGTGTTTTCACTACACGCTATTTCAATTGGAAAGAACGTATACAGTGGTTGAAGGTTTTAATTACAATTTTGAAAGTACGGACGGATTCTTTATCAGAACAAACATTTTTACAATGGGCTGAACATGTGTCACCATCAAAAGCAATACAATCAACCATACTCCTACTTGGAAGATTAGCAACCTATTGTCATGCACCTGATCAGGTGAGCGCTAAAATCGTCGTATCTCAATTAAAATCTGTTATGAATGGGGTTGTTTACTTGGACGGTGGATGGCAAACAATCATTGACCAACTGCATAATAAAGCAGTAATCCAAGGTACTGAAGTCCGTACCCAACAAACCGTGAAGCAGATTGAACCTTTAACAACTGGACAAAATACTGCTTTCCAAATCACGCTTGCTAATGAAGAAAGAATTTATACGAAAAATATACTTTCTACTGCTGATCCGCAATCATTACTCAATATGCTTGGTGAGTACGCACCTACAACTATGAAATCCTTCTTCCAAGAAATCACCCCTGTTAAAGGGGCTACATTAGACGTTGCACTAACCCAGCTACCAGACCCAATGAAACTTTTTGCATTGGACTTAAATAACCCTCTTTACTATTCTGTTCATTCAACTTATGCCCGATTGTCTAATAACCCAAAGAACGTAATTTTACATGTTTTTAAATACTTACAACCAGGAGAACAAGTGGACTCAAAAGCTATGAAGTTGGAACTTGAGTTATTTTTAGAAACAATCCAACCCGGTTGGAAAAATTACAAAATTACAAGTCGCTTCATTCCGCACATTACAGTGAATGAGCGTCTACCAAAGCCATACGATGAACTGAAACTACAAAGTTCTAAATCTGGCATTCCAGGACTATATTTAGCTGGAGACTGGGCCTCTCCAGACTCCATACTCTTAGAAGGTGCAGTAAATAGTGCACATCAAGCCGCAATGAAAATAATTAAAAAAGAAAGAGATGAGCTACTTGCAAATTAG
- a CDS encoding NUDIX hydrolase, translating into MAEIEYYKYLRQYVGTEPLILPGSVVIILDKQRNVLLQKRPEGRWGLPGGLMNLGESFEQVAIREVFEETGLHIRNLRLMHVFSGPEFYTKAQNGDEFYGITAVFLTDDVEGKTEFITSETIEIQYFSCNNLPEQMVGSHRRFIYQFLTD; encoded by the coding sequence ATGGCTGAGATAGAATACTATAAATATTTAAGACAATATGTTGGGACAGAGCCATTAATTTTACCGGGATCTGTTGTAATAATCTTGGATAAACAAAGGAATGTACTGCTGCAAAAGCGACCAGAAGGCAGGTGGGGACTACCTGGTGGGCTAATGAACTTGGGTGAAAGTTTTGAACAAGTTGCTATTCGTGAAGTGTTTGAGGAGACGGGGCTGCATATACGAAACTTACGATTAATGCATGTTTTCTCGGGTCCAGAGTTTTATACTAAAGCACAGAATGGTGATGAGTTTTATGGCATAACAGCTGTGTTTTTAACGGATGATGTAGAAGGTAAGACTGAATTCATTACATCTGAAACAATTGAAATTCAATACTTTAGTTGTAATAACCTACCTGAACAAATGGTCGGAAGTCATCGGAGATTTATTTATCAGTTTTTAACTGATTAA
- a CDS encoding NUDIX hydrolase — translation MNLQQQIENYKPCNAQEEKDQEVILRYMDTFDNLLTRENEFAHFTASAWLVNQDHTKVLMVYHNIYNSWSWVGGHADGDANLLGVALKEAKEETGLTNVKPVIEDIYSIEILGVPAHEKRGKHVSTHVHINVTYLLEADENEFTIIKPDENSDIRWMTLDEAVEASTEPDMKVVYRKLNEKLCLSSNALIKTLDI, via the coding sequence ATGAATCTACAACAACAAATTGAGAACTATAAACCTTGCAATGCGCAAGAAGAAAAAGATCAAGAAGTAATTCTTCGCTATATGGATACTTTTGATAACTTACTAACACGCGAAAATGAATTTGCCCATTTTACCGCTTCTGCCTGGCTCGTAAATCAAGACCATACAAAAGTGTTAATGGTGTATCACAATATTTATAACTCTTGGTCTTGGGTTGGGGGACATGCAGATGGAGATGCAAATTTATTGGGCGTTGCATTAAAAGAAGCAAAGGAAGAGACTGGGCTTACGAATGTAAAGCCAGTAATAGAAGATATTTATTCTATAGAAATTTTAGGGGTACCTGCACATGAAAAGAGAGGGAAACATGTTTCGACACATGTGCATATAAATGTTACATATCTTTTGGAAGCAGACGAAAATGAATTTACAATCATTAAACCTGATGAAAATAGTGATATTAGATGGATGACACTTGATGAGGCAGTTGAGGCGAGTACAGAGCCAGATATGAAAGTTGTGTATCGTAAATTAAATGAGAAATTATGTTTATCATCAAACGCTTTGATTAAGACTCTAGACATATAA
- a CDS encoding NADPH-dependent FMN reductase, giving the protein MKLVGIAGALSGFKTYTVVHKVLHASKSFDSSVKTELIDLKDYDIEFVKGTPLSYYNEDTVKVVDTIMAADCLVIGTPIYQASISGALKNLLDHFPVDALYNKVTGMIATGGTDKHFLVLDYHLKPILSFLKGTVPDASVYVLNEHFDDENEIINPNISYRIKKLGEEIVTLQKLLNQKNN; this is encoded by the coding sequence ATGAAACTAGTTGGGATTGCAGGGGCGCTTAGTGGCTTCAAAACGTATACTGTTGTTCACAAAGTGTTACATGCTTCGAAATCGTTTGATTCGAGTGTTAAGACGGAACTAATTGATTTAAAAGATTATGATATCGAGTTCGTTAAAGGGACACCGTTAAGCTACTACAATGAGGATACGGTAAAAGTTGTGGATACGATAATGGCTGCAGATTGTCTCGTAATTGGAACGCCCATTTATCAGGCTTCCATCTCAGGGGCTCTGAAAAATTTATTAGACCATTTTCCAGTAGATGCACTTTATAATAAGGTCACTGGGATGATTGCAACAGGTGGAACAGATAAGCATTTCCTTGTGTTAGATTATCATCTAAAACCGATTCTCTCCTTTTTGAAGGGAACGGTACCTGATGCGAGTGTCTATGTCTTGAATGAGCATTTTGATGATGAAAATGAAATCATTAATCCTAACATTAGTTACAGAATAAAGAAGCTAGGTGAAGAAATTGTTACGCTTCAGAAGTTACTTAATCAGAAGAATAATTGA
- a CDS encoding ParA family protein: MAHVIATINLKGGVAKTTTTVGLAEMLASEFKRKVLFIDLDPQTNATTMLIGEHIWKELNDQGYTLARLFETALNPGELSFSIENTLQQNVSNILSVTDLDLIPSSLDLIKVQDELAKIPIGPLYAYNPTDILRRAIQPILDSYDYVLIDCPPNLGIITLNGLRIANGYIIPTIPDVLSTYGIPQIISRVDDFAWEIGYPIETLGIVITKYKESSSIHRATLQKLRKEIDAPLFNVIFKESNQLANAADFTMTYATFRQKWGYGGQYDAFYSLANEIIERYEQNDH, translated from the coding sequence TTGGCGCATGTAATTGCGACGATTAATTTAAAAGGTGGAGTGGCAAAGACAACGACAACCGTTGGATTAGCTGAGATGCTCGCATCTGAATTTAAAAGAAAAGTGCTCTTTATTGACCTAGACCCACAAACAAATGCTACGACGATGTTAATTGGAGAACATATTTGGAAAGAGTTGAATGATCAAGGCTATACACTTGCACGTCTTTTTGAGACGGCTCTTAACCCTGGGGAATTATCGTTTAGTATTGAAAACACACTTCAGCAAAACGTATCCAATATACTCTCTGTTACAGATTTAGATTTAATTCCATCAAGTTTGGATCTCATTAAAGTGCAAGATGAGTTAGCGAAAATCCCAATTGGCCCCTTGTATGCATATAATCCAACTGACATATTGCGTAGAGCAATCCAACCAATCCTAGATAGTTATGATTACGTGTTAATTGACTGTCCACCAAACCTAGGTATTATTACGCTGAATGGTCTTCGCATAGCAAATGGTTATATTATTCCCACTATTCCAGATGTACTTTCTACATATGGTATTCCACAAATTATTAGTCGAGTGGATGATTTTGCATGGGAAATTGGCTATCCAATCGAAACGTTAGGAATTGTTATTACAAAATATAAAGAGAGTTCCAGTATTCATAGAGCGACTTTGCAAAAGTTAAGAAAAGAAATTGATGCACCACTTTTTAATGTGATTTTTAAAGAAAGTAACCAGTTGGCTAATGCTGCTGATTTTACAATGACCTATGCAACTTTCCGTCAAAAGTGGGGATATGGAGGCCAATATGATGCTTTCTATAGTCTTGCAAATGAGATTATTGAAAGGTACGAACAGAATGACCATTGA
- a CDS encoding ABC transporter ATP-binding protein, with product MKTELRQIKKQFGSFQALKGIDLDIETGEFVAIVGPSGCGKTTLLRLIAGFDSPTDGELLMDNEIVASKFKCLPPEKRNIELVFQSFALWPHMKVRDQVMFPLKHHRFVSPELKKNRDARVSEMLNIVGLSHLADRMPGELSGGQKQRVAIARALSPSPALLLMDEPLSSLDAKLRIELRNEIQLIHRQFKTSIVYVTHDQSEALAMADKIVVMKDGLIEQVGTPREIYFHPKTKFVATFISKANILKGNWDGDIFTPENAPFTHWHLPDVDHSFKKSNTCPVRPEQFQLALDSNGIAGKVKNLLFQGKEVHCVVDIKGREIAFTTDIYNSLSIGDQVFLDVITSKSELITARN from the coding sequence ATGAAAACAGAACTAAGACAAATAAAAAAACAATTTGGCTCCTTCCAAGCATTAAAAGGTATCGATTTAGACATTGAAACAGGTGAATTTGTTGCGATAGTTGGCCCTTCTGGTTGTGGAAAAACGACGTTGTTGCGTTTGATTGCCGGATTTGATTCTCCAACCGATGGCGAACTACTTATGGACAACGAAATAGTAGCATCAAAGTTTAAGTGCTTACCACCTGAAAAGAGAAATATAGAATTAGTCTTCCAATCTTTTGCTCTATGGCCACATATGAAAGTTAGGGATCAGGTAATGTTTCCATTAAAGCATCACCGGTTTGTTTCACCTGAATTGAAGAAAAATCGTGATGCTCGAGTAAGTGAGATGTTAAATATTGTAGGATTAAGCCATTTAGCCGATCGAATGCCTGGAGAATTATCTGGAGGACAAAAACAACGTGTAGCTATTGCCAGAGCTCTCAGCCCATCTCCAGCACTACTTTTGATGGATGAACCATTAAGTAGTCTAGATGCGAAACTTCGTATTGAGCTTCGGAATGAAATACAACTAATTCATCGGCAATTCAAAACATCGATCGTTTATGTCACACACGATCAAAGTGAAGCATTAGCAATGGCAGATAAAATTGTCGTCATGAAGGATGGACTAATAGAACAAGTTGGGACGCCTAGGGAGATTTATTTCCATCCTAAAACTAAATTTGTAGCAACATTTATTAGTAAAGCAAATATCCTGAAAGGTAACTGGGACGGCGATATTTTCACACCGGAAAATGCACCATTTACTCATTGGCATTTACCTGATGTGGATCATTCCTTTAAGAAATCAAACACGTGCCCAGTCCGTCCGGAGCAATTTCAATTAGCACTTGATAGCAACGGAATCGCAGGAAAGGTTAAAAATTTATTGTTCCAAGGAAAAGAGGTTCACTGTGTAGTCGATATAAAAGGTAGGGAAATCGCATTTACAACAGACATTTATAACTCCCTCTCAATAGGTGATCAAGTATTTTTAGACGTCATTACTTCTAAGTCAGAGTTAATAACTGCTCGAAATTAG